The region GGCAGGGTGCCACGCGTTGTTTGTGCTTACAACGCACCAGGTTGAGCGCACCTGCAGGTGGGGCTCCCTGTGGTGAGGCGCTACGTTGGCCATCGAACAGACTACAACACGGGGCCTGGGCACACTGCGCACCTGCCATCGCCTCCTGCGATGGATAAGGAGTAAATATGAAAACTGCCTCAAGTGCGCGACAGGTTTGCCATCGTGTTGCTGGTATTAGCATGGTGGTGCTGGCCTGTGGACAAGTGTTTTCTGTGGCGGCACAAGACCGTGGCGAAAAGCTGCGGCGTTTTGATGCGGATCGCCAGGCCTGCCGCAGCGGGCAATCGGGTCAAGCTTTGGAGCCCTGCATGCAGGAAGCTCGGGCCGTGTTGGCGCAGCGGCCAGGCTCCAGCCCATCGGTCAGCCCCGAGCAACTTCAGCGCGGCAGCTTGGTGCGCTGTGAAGCCCTGGCAGGGGAAGACCGCGCAGCCTGCGTGGCAAGAATGCGCGGCGAAGGCACAACCAGTGGGAGCATCGCCGCAGGCGGCATCCTGCGGGAACTGGTCACCACGGAAGAGCTGCCCAGCCCCCCACAGGCACCAGCGTCCGCAGGCGCAAGCCAGTAACGTTGGACGACGATGCCAGCCCCATGGCCGACCTTGACATCTGGGGGCAGAGGTGATTTGAGCGTGCGGTAACTGTTTGCCTGGGTTCAGTCCAAAGGGCGAAAGGCAAAGGGTCGTTCTGTGGGCGGCTCATCGCCACTCGATTGTTGCTGCGCAGTGGATATGGAACCGAGCCCGCGGCGTTCGGAAAAATCTTTGGTGATGCCCTGGCTCAGGTCATATTCTTGCCGCTTTTCATGGTCTGACAACACCGCATAGGCGCGGTTAATGTTCGACATCCTCTGTCCCGCGTCTTCATCGTCCGGATTTTTGTCTGGATGGTCGTGTTGAGCCAGGCTGTGGTAGGCAGCCCGGATCACGATATTGCTAGCGCGCGGACTGACCTCAAGCGTTTCATACAAAGATTTCATGGAATTCCTAATGAACCTGTCCCGTTAGCGGTGGAAGATTGGGGACACAGTCCTATGGAATTAAATACCTTGACCCGTGTGTTGTCTGTGCGCCCAATGACATAGGGGTCGCATTTATAAGAAAAAATGACCTCTAGAGCTTATATTTAAAGCCTGAGAAGCTATATTTTGTATAGCGTAAAAACCACCCATCAGACCAACACAGCCGCCACCGGGCGGCGCAAAGACCTGGGCAGGGTCGGCCCCCGCCCGAAACGCACCACCAAATCGGGGCGCTGATCACCCAGACCGAGCGCCGCCGCAAACTGCGGGCGCAGGGCCGACACCTCCACCGGCTGGTTCAGCATTGCATTGCGAATGCCCAAGGCGGTGGCCTGTAACGCAAAACGCTCGTAACAGCGCCCCACCTCCACCCAGTACGCCTTGTCGGCGGCTTGCCCGACAAACACCGCGATGCCCGCCGAGCTGCGCACCTGCCGCGCGTATTTGTCGTTCTCACTTTTGGGCGTGAAAACCCAGCCAAACAGCCGCTCACCAATCCAGGTCGGCACGTTCGGGTTGCCCGATGCCGCGCTGTACAAGCCATCACGCGTGCGCACCGCGTCCGGGCCGTTGAAGCGAATCCAGGTCTTGAGTTCCTTCACAAAGGCTGGGTCTGCCATCTGCGCCGTGTTGCCTTGCACCACGTAGTCCAGCACCTGCGCCATCGCCGTCTGCTCGGTCAACAGCAGCAGGCGCACGCGCTCAGAGCTGCCTGCGCGCTGCAACAGCGCCAGCTCGGTCGTCGTCAGCGGCTTGGCGTCATAGTCGCCCCGGGTGCATTGCCGCTGGGGGATGGCCTTGAACAAATCCGTGGACTGCGCCGCCGTGGGGCTGAGCGACACGCGCAAGGCATCGGTGGCCGGGTCGAACGCCACATCGCCCTTGAGCCCATGGGCCAGTGCGGCCTGGGTCAGGTTCTCAAGCGCGCAACCCAGCGACACAAACACATGGTGCAAGTCTGGGTCCACCGCAGGACACAGCCGCGCCAGATCAGGCCGGAGTGTGATGGCCTGGCCGGTGCCATCCAGCGAGAACTTCCAGCACTGCGTGTTGTGGCTGGACGGTGCCAGCGTGGCATAACGCACCAGCTCCCGACCGAGCGTCGCACCCTGGAACCCGGTCAGGGCACCCGGCTGCCAAGTCTGGTCAGCGACCGCCTCGTAACTGTTGTTGTCGGGTTCCTGGGAGCAAGCCGCGAGGGTGAGTGAGCTGCTTAGGAGTGCCGAGGTGGTGAAGTGTCTGCGTGTGAACATGGTGCTGATCCCTTGTCTTGCCACGGCCTGTGATCCGAGGTCGGTGCTTTTAGGGGATTGTGCGCTTGGCATGTGTCAGCGCAATGTGCGGCACTAGGCCAGCGGCGTGGTTCGCCTGCTCCTGTCAACTCGCGGGCGACTGGGCGGACGCGCCAGCTAAGCGGCATCTATTGCACTTACAGGTACACCCGGCACCCTTGTCACTCGAATGGGGCCTGCGTATGCGAACCCCAGCACTTGCCTTCAATACTTCTTGATGCAGGGGACTTCTCAAGACAAGTTGCGGTCTCTCACTCTGCACTTTGGTATGTCAAGTACGCAGTGGTAGCAGTCATTCAGATTGGCCGCCCCGATGGGCTATAGTGATTAGCAACCCAATTGTTTCCATACACGCCACAGTTCTATGGACATAGCCATTTCAATCACTGCAGTTTTAATAGCGTGGCGATTCCTCGCAAGCCTTGCAACCGCTGGGGCATTGGCTGTACCAATTTGGCAGTTATTTGGTCCAGTTGGTGGTTTGTCGGTTGCGCTCGTAGGCGTTGGCTTTGGCTGCATTTGGCAAGGCCGATGGCTGTCGGGTATTCCGCTTTTTGCATCGGTCCCAGCGCCTCCAATATCCAAACCGGTGGCCTTTCTTGGATTGGCATTCATCGGTGCAATCTGGGGTGGTTTCACGAGTGAAGCGTTAGGTTCCGTGATATCTGGTGCATTCACACTCATTGCATCCGTTGCAATAGTGGGAGCGTGGCAGACCCTTATTCTTAAACGACATGAATTGCTTGGTAACCTCATATTTTCGACTGTGTCCCTCTTATTCGGCCTAGGTGTCCTTTCCGTGGTTAGCACATTTCGTGCATAAGGCTGAATGTCAACTCCCCGCGAAGTTGAATGACAGCATCCAGCCTGTAAGAGTCATACGTCATACAGTGCCAAACCACCATTTACTCCAACCGCTGCGTTTCCAACAGCAACGCACCACCCTAAATCCCATCACCTCCCACACACAATCGCCCGAGCCTCAAAGAATCGGACTTGTCTCCCCACAAATCTCCAACACACCCCCCCGCAACCAGCGGTGTGCAGCATCACCATCCATACGCGGGTGCCAGAGCATGGACACGGTGATCTCTGGCGCGGGCACCGGCAGGGGAAAGCTGAACATGCCAGCGCGCAAGTTGCCGGTGTGGCGCTCGGGCACCGTGGTGATCAGGTCGGTGGCGCGTGTTATCGCCAGCGCGGCGGAAAACCCGCCGACAAAGCTGCCAATCACACGCTCCAGCCCCAGCGCTGACAAGGCCTCGTCCATCAACCCCTTGTCCAGACCCCGGCGCGAGACCAGCACGTGTTGGCCTGCGGCATAACGGGCGGGGGTGATCTCACCCTGGCACAGCGCATGGCCTTGGCGGACCACGCCCACAAATCGGTCGCGAAACAACAAACGGGTGCGTACTTCCGGGCCGGTCTCATCACCCACCACGCCGGTTTCCAGGTCAACACTGCCGTCGCGTAATGCGGCGCTGTCTTTGTCCAGCTTCGGCACAAAACGCAGCCGCACGCTGGGTGCTTCTTGGTTAACGCGGGTGATCAGGCTGGGGCCAAAGTTCTCGGCAAAGCCGTCGCTGACGCGTAATGTGAAGGTGCGCACCAGCTGTTGCAGATCAAGCTGTTCGTCGGGGCGCAACACCGCTTGCGCCTCCTGCACCAGTTGGCTCACCTGCGCACGCAGCTGGAGCGCTCTGGGGGTGGGCACCAGACCACGCCCGGCCCGCACCAGCAGCGGGTCGCCGGTGGTCTCACGCAGGCGCGCCAGTGCGCGGCTCATGGCCGACGGGCTGAGGTGCAGCCGTTGCGCCGCACGCGTCACATTGCCTTCGGCAAGTAACACATCCAGGGTGATAAGCAGGTTCAGATCAGGGGTAGACATGGGGTGGGCTGGGTGTTGACATATGGCGTCAGACGCAATCACAAAGTGCAAATGTAGCGCCTTCCGCTCGGGCGCTGCCGTCCCTACCATGCAGATATCAACCTTTCAGAACTGAGCCCAACATGCTTTTCAAATCCCCAGCACGCGCTGCCGAAAGCCACCCCAAACAGCCCCCTGGCGCGGTGCCAAA is a window of Rhodoferax lithotrophicus DNA encoding:
- a CDS encoding LysR family transcriptional regulator — encoded protein: MSTPDLNLLITLDVLLAEGNVTRAAQRLHLSPSAMSRALARLRETTGDPLLVRAGRGLVPTPRALQLRAQVSQLVQEAQAVLRPDEQLDLQQLVRTFTLRVSDGFAENFGPSLITRVNQEAPSVRLRFVPKLDKDSAALRDGSVDLETGVVGDETGPEVRTRLLFRDRFVGVVRQGHALCQGEITPARYAAGQHVLVSRRGLDKGLMDEALSALGLERVIGSFVGGFSAALAITRATDLITTVPERHTGNLRAGMFSFPLPVPAPEITVSMLWHPRMDGDAAHRWLRGGVLEICGETSPIL
- a CDS encoding Acg family FMN-binding oxidoreductase; its protein translation is MFTRRHFTTSALLSSSLTLAACSQEPDNNSYEAVADQTWQPGALTGFQGATLGRELVRYATLAPSSHNTQCWKFSLDGTGQAITLRPDLARLCPAVDPDLHHVFVSLGCALENLTQAALAHGLKGDVAFDPATDALRVSLSPTAAQSTDLFKAIPQRQCTRGDYDAKPLTTTELALLQRAGSSERVRLLLLTEQTAMAQVLDYVVQGNTAQMADPAFVKELKTWIRFNGPDAVRTRDGLYSAASGNPNVPTWIGERLFGWVFTPKSENDKYARQVRSSAGIAVFVGQAADKAYWVEVGRCYERFALQATALGIRNAMLNQPVEVSALRPQFAAALGLGDQRPDLVVRFGRGPTLPRSLRRPVAAVLV
- a CDS encoding J domain-containing protein, which translates into the protein MKSLYETLEVSPRASNIVIRAAYHSLAQHDHPDKNPDDEDAGQRMSNINRAYAVLSDHEKRQEYDLSQGITKDFSERRGLGSISTAQQQSSGDEPPTERPFAFRPLD